In Thermobaculum terrenum ATCC BAA-798, one genomic interval encodes:
- a CDS encoding sensory rhodopsin transducer produces the protein MPGIGHKVWAVPDGYIPSWSHGPEPDMVSHEAVCILNTGDEDAHLELTVYFSDREPVGPYRIVAPARRTIHLRLNDLQEPEPIPVGKEYALVVRSDVPVVVQHSRLDTRQAENTLMTTMAFPVSE, from the coding sequence ATGCCAGGGATAGGTCATAAGGTGTGGGCCGTGCCAGATGGGTACATCCCTTCCTGGAGCCACGGTCCTGAGCCCGACATGGTGAGCCACGAGGCGGTGTGCATTCTCAATACTGGCGATGAGGACGCGCACCTCGAGCTCACAGTCTACTTCTCGGACCGTGAGCCGGTTGGTCCTTACCGGATCGTGGCGCCCGCAAGGCGTACGATTCACCTCCGCCTTAACGATCTGCAAGAGCCCGAGCCCATACCTGTGGGCAAGGAGTACGCGCTGGTGGTGCGCTCGGACGTACCGGTGGTCGTGCAGCACTCGCGCCTGGACACCCGGCAGGCGGAGAACACCCTCATGACCACCATGGCTTTCCCCGTATCCGAGTAA
- a CDS encoding SDR family NAD(P)-dependent oxidoreductase, with product MSLERTEFGRPVAIVTGAARGIGRSISVTLASEGYDLVLVDLDEPYETSEEVEDAGGKAVSVVGDVALVDTALRALSACLEGFGRVDGLVNNAGISCIRRAEETSLEDWERVLAVNLTGPFLMCREVGREMLRRGDGSIVNIASVAGILGISERVAYNASKHGLVGLTRTLAAEWGGRGVRVNAVCPGWVKTGMDERDQLTAGYTDADIESRVPMGRFARPEDVAQAVAFLLDIKRSGFINGVCLPVDGGWHGDGSWDSLRLRSRRP from the coding sequence ATGAGCTTGGAGCGGACCGAGTTCGGCAGGCCGGTAGCTATCGTGACGGGTGCTGCCAGGGGGATAGGCCGGAGCATCAGCGTCACCCTGGCCAGCGAGGGCTACGATTTGGTGCTGGTGGATCTGGACGAACCTTACGAGACCTCCGAGGAGGTGGAGGACGCAGGAGGCAAGGCGGTGTCCGTGGTGGGGGACGTGGCCTTGGTGGACACGGCCTTGCGGGCGCTGAGTGCCTGCTTGGAGGGCTTCGGCAGGGTGGATGGGCTAGTGAACAACGCGGGTATCAGTTGCATCCGGCGCGCCGAGGAGACTTCGTTGGAAGATTGGGAGCGCGTGCTCGCGGTGAACCTCACGGGGCCCTTCCTGATGTGCCGTGAGGTCGGCAGGGAGATGCTGCGGCGCGGCGACGGCAGCATAGTGAACATCGCCTCTGTCGCCGGCATCCTGGGCATATCGGAGCGGGTGGCTTACAACGCTAGCAAGCATGGGTTGGTGGGGCTGACCCGCACGCTCGCGGCCGAATGGGGAGGCCGCGGGGTGAGGGTGAACGCTGTCTGCCCCGGATGGGTGAAGACCGGCATGGACGAGCGCGACCAACTTACGGCAGGCTATACAGACGCAGATATCGAGAGCCGCGTGCCCATGGGGAGGTTTGCCCGGCCGGAGGACGTGGCGCAGGCGGTGGCTTTCCTGCTGGATATCAAGCGCAGTGGCTTCATTAATGGAGTCTGCCTGCCGGTTGATGGAGGCTGGCACGGCGACGGCAGCTGGGACAGCCTTCGTCTAAGATCCCGCCGGCCTTAG
- a CDS encoding UxaA family hydrolase translates to MRYVDLDDIARLPAPNDEAAVAVRDLPPGTQVRHRDGAFTIRSLVPEGHRFAVRTIRTGQSICSWGWPFGVATRDILPGEHLCSPRVLEVMEEHGVRDVARQANFENQPIVPCQLDAIEMITDGQGAPARLYRADVPPTFMGYPREGGRGVGTRNYVVLLATNSRVAGVVQALERRTRHLGEGVAGLDGVVAVAHTEGGEDVPPNNLELLLRTLAGFIVHPNVGAVLCVDDGLGPVDNTLLRRYMEAHGYPLAHVPHVWLTVDADREEKMRLAEGEVRRILEGGAWRSERVRSSLEHLRLGLQCGGSDAFSGISANPLVGLVARELVAWGGSANLAETDELMGAEAHVLQRVRSRETAERFLEAIDRFKQLLAWHGHTPESNPSGGNVLRGLYNITLKSLGAAMKKPAEQQLDYVIGYAERMALPGYYFMDSPGNDLESVAGQVAAGCNMIAFTTGNGSVTNFPFVPTIKVVTTTRRYNLLSEEMDFNAGRYLDGEGMRELALEAFALLLRAASGERTKGERAGHSQVSIWRNWRQTQAVEPERVIKRLPHRPVVPGPAPSFRPELTARLYRGPRGATIERVGLVLPTSLCASQVARLAAERLQAQPSGREAISRFVSLPHTEGCGVSSGHSQELYTQLMINHLLHPAVSMALLLEHGCEKTHNGYMRLQLERLGIDPDAYGWASVQLDGGMRRVLDKIELWFRRQLEGCQPVEREEGSLAELCMGLWSDAADGPLPSALASLACTLAAAGARVVIPHTAPLAGEFSREPSLGFGVRAALPGIYVMEALSRDWSETLAGMAACGASLILACPTRRSVAGHPLVPVLQASNVPRLRRDVDAWLEGDSAKWPEELARLLCRAASGEYTALVNRLGVLSFQVARGPLGVSV, encoded by the coding sequence ATGCGCTACGTAGATCTAGATGACATAGCCCGCTTGCCCGCACCCAACGACGAGGCCGCCGTAGCCGTACGGGACCTGCCGCCCGGCACGCAGGTGCGGCATAGGGACGGAGCCTTCACCATCCGCAGCCTCGTCCCTGAAGGGCACAGGTTCGCCGTCCGCACGATACGCACCGGCCAGAGCATCTGCTCCTGGGGGTGGCCCTTCGGGGTGGCCACGAGGGACATCCTGCCGGGCGAGCACTTGTGCTCGCCCAGGGTGTTGGAGGTGATGGAGGAGCACGGCGTGCGGGACGTGGCGCGGCAGGCGAACTTCGAAAACCAGCCGATCGTCCCCTGCCAGCTCGATGCGATCGAGATGATCACCGATGGGCAGGGCGCGCCGGCCAGGCTGTACCGTGCGGACGTCCCGCCGACCTTCATGGGCTACCCCCGTGAGGGTGGGCGGGGCGTGGGCACGCGGAACTACGTGGTGCTGCTGGCGACCAACTCGCGCGTCGCCGGCGTAGTGCAGGCGCTGGAGAGGAGGACCCGCCACCTGGGTGAGGGCGTAGCAGGTCTGGACGGGGTGGTGGCGGTGGCCCATACCGAGGGGGGCGAGGACGTGCCCCCCAATAACCTCGAGCTGCTGCTGCGCACGCTCGCCGGCTTCATCGTGCACCCCAACGTCGGGGCCGTGCTGTGCGTGGACGATGGCCTGGGCCCCGTGGATAACACCCTGCTGCGCCGCTACATGGAGGCCCACGGCTACCCCCTGGCTCACGTCCCACACGTATGGCTGACGGTGGACGCCGACCGCGAGGAGAAGATGCGGCTCGCGGAAGGGGAGGTGAGGAGGATCCTGGAGGGCGGCGCCTGGCGGAGCGAGAGGGTGAGGTCATCCCTGGAGCACCTCCGCCTGGGGCTGCAGTGCGGAGGCTCCGACGCCTTCTCGGGCATCTCGGCCAACCCGCTGGTGGGGCTGGTCGCCCGCGAGCTGGTGGCTTGGGGCGGCAGCGCCAACCTGGCGGAGACCGACGAGCTGATGGGCGCCGAGGCGCACGTCCTCCAGCGCGTGCGCAGCAGGGAGACCGCCGAGCGCTTCCTGGAGGCGATCGATAGGTTCAAGCAGCTCCTCGCCTGGCACGGGCACACCCCCGAGAGCAACCCTTCCGGTGGGAACGTCCTGAGGGGGCTGTACAACATCACGCTGAAGTCGCTGGGGGCGGCGATGAAGAAGCCGGCCGAGCAGCAGCTGGACTACGTCATAGGCTACGCCGAGCGCATGGCTCTGCCGGGCTACTACTTCATGGACAGCCCGGGCAACGACCTGGAGAGCGTGGCCGGACAGGTGGCCGCCGGGTGCAACATGATCGCCTTCACCACGGGCAACGGCTCGGTGACCAACTTCCCGTTCGTGCCCACGATCAAGGTCGTGACCACCACCAGGCGCTACAACCTGCTCTCGGAGGAGATGGACTTCAACGCCGGCAGATACCTCGACGGGGAGGGGATGCGCGAGCTCGCGCTCGAGGCGTTTGCGCTGCTCCTGCGAGCGGCGTCGGGGGAGCGCACCAAGGGCGAGCGCGCCGGGCATTCTCAGGTCTCCATCTGGCGGAACTGGCGCCAGACGCAGGCAGTCGAGCCTGAGCGAGTCATCAAGCGGCTCCCGCACAGGCCGGTGGTCCCCGGGCCAGCGCCCAGCTTCCGGCCGGAGCTGACCGCGCGGCTGTACAGGGGGCCGAGGGGGGCCACCATCGAGAGGGTGGGCCTGGTACTGCCCACCAGCCTCTGCGCCAGCCAGGTGGCCAGGCTCGCAGCCGAGCGGCTGCAAGCGCAGCCCTCGGGGCGGGAGGCCATATCGCGCTTCGTGTCGCTCCCCCACACCGAGGGTTGCGGGGTATCCTCCGGCCACTCGCAGGAGCTCTACACCCAGCTGATGATCAACCACCTGCTGCATCCGGCGGTGTCGATGGCCCTGCTCCTGGAGCACGGCTGTGAGAAGACGCACAACGGCTACATGAGGCTGCAGCTCGAGCGCCTGGGCATAGACCCCGACGCCTACGGCTGGGCTAGCGTGCAGCTGGACGGCGGTATGCGGCGGGTGCTCGACAAGATAGAGCTCTGGTTTCGCCGACAGCTCGAGGGCTGCCAGCCGGTCGAGAGGGAGGAGGGCAGCCTCGCGGAGCTGTGCATGGGCCTGTGGTCGGATGCCGCGGACGGCCCCCTGCCCTCCGCGCTTGCCTCGCTGGCCTGCACCCTCGCAGCAGCGGGCGCCAGGGTGGTCATCCCCCACACCGCACCCCTTGCTGGGGAGTTCTCGCGAGAACCTTCGTTGGGGTTCGGCGTGAGGGCGGCCCTCCCCGGCATCTACGTCATGGAAGCGCTCTCGCGCGACTGGTCCGAGACGCTCGCAGGCATGGCGGCATGCGGCGCCAGCCTAATCCTGGCGTGCCCTACCAGGAGGAGCGTCGCCGGGCACCCGCTGGTGCCGGTCCTGCAGGCCAGCAACGTTCCCCGGCTGCGGCGGGACGTGGACGCGTGGCTCGAGGGGGACTCTGCCAAGTGGCCGGAGGAGCTGGCGAGGCTGCTCTGCCGAGCGGCCTCGGGAGAGTACACGGCCCTGGTCAACCGGTTAGGAGTGCTCAGCTTCCAGGTAGCGAGGGGACCGCTGGGCGTGTCGGTGTAG
- a CDS encoding nucleoside hydrolase yields MLAPTRLLLDTDIGTDVDDCLALALILRSPEIQLEGVTCVYGDVPLRARMVLKMLRLAGREDIPVCMGCRKPLLGIRPVYWAGHEGRGMLEPGDESLAPSQEHAADFIIRTVMANPGEIHLLAIGPLTNVALACLREPRLVENLAGLTVMAGAIRGRGAFDLPYAEHNVRSDPEAAHIVFTSGARVRMVPLDVTMRVAVRRDGVERIRQGGTPLHELVARQVELYPHFAEHGFTYLHDPLAAASIVRPELLAFEALHIDVELAGSHAVGATLARQGADDLINADVALAVDAPAFESFLVERLSS; encoded by the coding sequence ATGTTGGCCCCGACTAGATTGCTGCTTGATACGGATATAGGGACCGATGTGGACGACTGTCTCGCGCTGGCGCTCATCCTCAGGTCGCCGGAGATCCAGCTCGAGGGCGTCACCTGCGTGTACGGCGACGTGCCCCTGCGGGCGCGCATGGTGCTCAAGATGCTGCGGCTCGCCGGCAGGGAGGATATCCCGGTGTGCATGGGCTGCCGCAAACCCCTGCTCGGCATCCGGCCCGTGTACTGGGCGGGGCATGAGGGGCGAGGGATGCTCGAGCCCGGGGATGAGTCCCTCGCGCCCTCGCAGGAGCACGCGGCGGACTTCATAATCCGGACCGTGATGGCCAACCCCGGGGAGATACACCTGTTGGCGATCGGCCCGCTCACCAACGTGGCGCTCGCGTGCCTGCGGGAGCCCCGTTTGGTGGAGAACCTTGCGGGCCTTACCGTCATGGCCGGCGCGATCCGCGGCAGGGGCGCCTTCGACCTGCCGTACGCCGAGCACAATGTGCGCTCCGACCCGGAGGCGGCTCACATCGTGTTCACCTCTGGCGCCCGGGTGCGCATGGTGCCGCTCGACGTGACCATGCGCGTGGCGGTCCGTCGCGACGGGGTGGAGCGCATCAGGCAGGGAGGCACGCCTCTCCACGAGCTCGTCGCCCGCCAGGTGGAGCTTTACCCGCATTTCGCCGAGCATGGCTTCACCTACCTGCACGACCCCCTCGCGGCGGCATCGATCGTACGTCCGGAGCTGCTGGCGTTCGAGGCCCTGCACATCGATGTCGAGCTCGCCGGCAGCCACGCGGTGGGCGCAACGCTGGCCAGGCAGGGAGCGGATGACCTCATCAACGCCGACGTGGCGCTGGCGGTGGATGCCCCCGCCTTCGAGTCCTTCCTCGTGGAGCGCTTGAGCAGCTAG
- a CDS encoding alpha-L-fucosidase, giving the protein MTKVNRYEASWESLARWEVPKWYLDAKFGIFIHWGVYSVPAFGNEWYPRNMYRQGTPEFEHHVATYGPQSQFGYKDFIPMFGGERFDPHEWIALFSEAGARYVVPVAEHHDGFAMYATERSRWHAARLGPRRDVVGEIAQAAREHGLVFGLSSHRAEHWWFFHPGTEFDSDVRDAEYADLYGPAQPEDTQPNEEFLEDWLARCIELVDRYRPQLFWFDWWIEQPAFKPYLQRFAAHYYNRGEEWGLGVAINYKHDAFPEGTAVLDIERGQLGDLKPFFWQTDTSISNNSWGYVQHQEYKTPTHIIGDLVDIVSKNGALLLNVGPRPDGTIPEREQEILREIGRWLQVNGEAIYETRPWRRYGEGPTQVVEGQFSDTKRRPFTAEDVRFTTRPGRLYAILLGWPAGETVISSLGPGELPAERIVRVELLGHPGELEWAQDDAGLRVRMPSHRPCDHAYALRITLREG; this is encoded by the coding sequence GTGACAAAGGTCAACAGGTACGAGGCGAGCTGGGAATCGTTGGCGCGGTGGGAAGTGCCCAAGTGGTACCTGGATGCCAAGTTCGGCATCTTCATCCACTGGGGGGTCTACAGCGTGCCGGCCTTCGGCAACGAGTGGTACCCCCGCAACATGTACAGGCAGGGCACGCCCGAGTTCGAACATCACGTGGCCACCTACGGCCCGCAGTCCCAGTTTGGGTACAAGGACTTCATCCCGATGTTCGGGGGAGAGCGCTTCGATCCCCACGAGTGGATCGCCCTCTTCTCGGAAGCCGGTGCCCGCTACGTGGTGCCCGTGGCTGAGCACCACGACGGCTTCGCCATGTACGCCACCGAGCGTAGTCGATGGCACGCCGCCAGGCTGGGACCCCGCAGGGACGTCGTGGGGGAGATCGCCCAGGCCGCTCGCGAGCACGGCCTCGTGTTCGGGCTCTCCAGCCACAGGGCGGAGCACTGGTGGTTCTTCCACCCGGGCACCGAGTTCGACTCCGACGTGCGCGACGCGGAGTACGCCGACCTCTACGGCCCAGCTCAACCCGAGGACACCCAGCCCAACGAGGAGTTCCTCGAGGACTGGCTGGCACGCTGCATCGAGCTGGTCGACCGCTATCGCCCCCAGCTCTTCTGGTTCGACTGGTGGATCGAGCAGCCGGCGTTCAAGCCGTACCTGCAGCGGTTCGCCGCCCACTACTACAACCGCGGGGAGGAGTGGGGGCTCGGGGTAGCCATCAACTACAAGCACGACGCCTTCCCAGAGGGCACCGCCGTGCTGGATATCGAGCGCGGGCAGCTGGGAGACCTCAAGCCCTTCTTCTGGCAGACCGATACCTCCATCTCCAACAACTCCTGGGGCTACGTGCAGCACCAGGAGTACAAGACCCCGACGCACATCATCGGGGACCTGGTGGATATCGTCAGCAAGAACGGGGCGCTCCTCCTCAACGTGGGCCCCAGGCCAGACGGCACCATCCCGGAGAGGGAGCAGGAGATCCTGCGCGAGATAGGCAGGTGGCTGCAGGTCAACGGCGAGGCGATCTACGAGACCCGGCCCTGGCGACGCTACGGCGAGGGCCCGACGCAGGTGGTGGAGGGGCAGTTCAGCGACACCAAGCGCAGGCCGTTCACAGCGGAGGATGTCCGCTTCACCACGCGCCCCGGCAGGCTGTACGCCATCCTGCTCGGCTGGCCGGCGGGCGAGACTGTGATAAGCTCCCTGGGCCCCGGAGAGCTGCCGGCGGAGCGGATAGTCAGGGTGGAGCTGTTGGGGCACCCCGGAGAGCTGGAGTGGGCGCAGGACGACGCGGGGCTGCGGGTGCGGATGCCCTCCCACCGGCCCTGCGACCACGCGTACGCCCTGCGGATCACCCTCCGCGAAGGGTAG